From a single Micromonospora sp. WMMD1102 genomic region:
- a CDS encoding DUF397 domain-containing protein, with protein sequence MNLARAAWRRSTRSDANSQCLEAALNLPGVVPVRDSKDPSGPVLVFEAAAWAAFVASMTVGKTADTPIS encoded by the coding sequence ATGAATCTGGCACGTGCCGCGTGGCGCAGGAGCACCCGCAGCGACGCCAACAGCCAGTGCCTTGAGGCCGCGCTGAACCTTCCCGGCGTCGTGCCGGTGCGGGACAGCAAGGATCCCTCCGGGCCGGTGCTGGTGTTCGAGGCGGCGGCTTGGGCCGCGTTCGTGGCTTCGATGACGGTGGGTAAGACGGCAGACACACCGATCTCCTGA
- a CDS encoding MBL fold metallo-hydrolase yields the protein MIDWYTRTEVDGDVVRISEPHVDELLSANLWWLRGTDRDVVVDAGLGVVALREAIPAMFERDPMVLLTHAHLDHVGGAAEFTDRAAHLAEAELLAAGVAASLYGAELFDKLGIDAAGEPVPGLMIDVLPRPGYDPASYRVEPVTLSRTLDDGDRIDIGGRVLTVLHLPGHTPGSIGLLEERTGTLYSGDVVYEGALIDNLPNSDVAAYRRSMEFLADLDVSVVHPGHGNSFDRARLRQLAETYLRGKA from the coding sequence ATGATCGACTGGTACACCCGGACCGAAGTGGACGGTGACGTCGTCCGGATCTCGGAACCGCACGTCGACGAACTGCTCTCGGCGAACCTCTGGTGGCTGCGCGGCACCGACCGGGACGTCGTGGTCGACGCCGGGCTCGGTGTGGTCGCCCTGCGGGAGGCGATTCCCGCCATGTTCGAGCGCGACCCGATGGTCCTGCTCACGCACGCCCACCTGGATCATGTCGGCGGGGCGGCCGAGTTCACCGACCGGGCCGCCCACCTTGCCGAGGCGGAACTGCTGGCGGCGGGCGTAGCGGCGAGCCTCTACGGCGCGGAACTGTTCGACAAGCTCGGCATCGACGCGGCGGGCGAGCCCGTCCCGGGGCTCATGATCGACGTACTGCCCCGTCCCGGGTACGACCCGGCTAGTTACCGCGTCGAACCGGTGACCCTGAGCCGGACGCTCGACGACGGCGACCGGATCGACATCGGCGGGCGGGTGCTTACCGTGCTGCACCTGCCCGGCCACACACCGGGCAGCATCGGCCTGCTGGAGGAGCGCACCGGGACCCTGTACTCCGGCGACGTCGTCTACGAGGGTGCCCTGATCGACAACCTGCCGAACTCGGACGTGGCCGCTTACCGGCGGAGCATGGAGTTCCTCGCCGACCTCGACGTCTCCGTCGTCCATCCCGGCCACGGGAACAGCTTCGACCGGGCCCGCTTACGCCAGTTGGCCGAGACCTACCTGCGCGGGAAAGCCTGA
- a CDS encoding LysR substrate-binding domain-containing protein, whose protein sequence is MAAHTGLRAGRVRLAAFPSALGTVVPVAAAGFAAAHPGVELRLVEAEPPTALRLLRAGEVDLALLFSHPDGPPDDTGLRRLPLLDEPIHLVTPAGTPAIPATGLDGYADRRWIAGCERCRTHLLRACAAAGFTPDVAFTTDDYVAVQALVAAGLGVTLLPGLALAAHRDPRVTTAPLPGHARSVYAALPGPPPDPPATAALLGQLRTACREASGHLFAPPQGSG, encoded by the coding sequence TTGGCGGCGCACACCGGCTTGCGGGCCGGCCGGGTCCGGCTGGCCGCCTTCCCGTCCGCGCTCGGCACGGTGGTGCCGGTGGCGGCGGCCGGCTTCGCGGCTGCCCATCCCGGCGTCGAGCTGCGACTGGTGGAGGCGGAGCCGCCGACGGCGCTCCGGCTGCTGCGCGCCGGTGAGGTCGACCTGGCCCTGCTCTTCTCCCACCCCGACGGCCCGCCGGACGACACCGGTCTGCGCCGGCTGCCCCTGCTGGACGAGCCGATCCACCTGGTCACCCCGGCCGGCACCCCGGCGATCCCGGCAACCGGGCTCGACGGGTACGCGGACCGGCGCTGGATCGCCGGCTGCGAGCGCTGCCGGACCCACCTGCTCCGGGCCTGCGCGGCGGCCGGCTTCACCCCCGACGTGGCCTTCACCACCGACGACTACGTGGCCGTGCAGGCGCTGGTCGCCGCCGGTCTCGGGGTGACCCTGCTGCCCGGCCTCGCGCTGGCGGCGCACCGCGATCCCCGGGTGACGACGGCACCGCTGCCCGGCCACGCCCGCTCGGTGTACGCGGCACTGCCCGGCCCGCCACCCGACCCGCCGGCCACCGCCGCGCTGCTCGGCCAGCTCCGTACCGCCTGCCGGGAAGCCTCCGGCCACCTCTTCGCCCCGCCGCAGGGCTCCGGCTGA
- a CDS encoding pyridoxal-phosphate dependent enzyme, whose amino-acid sequence MAPTYQPGLWVRTTVGIGPMGCRPAAHDSWRAGSCVRRPIRTTVEGLATGRGFPLPQRLVRGRLHDFHLVTDAQIAQAQRLLASCAHTLAEGAGAAGLAAVLARPDVFAGRRLVVVCTGGNASATEIAALGQPRTQDG is encoded by the coding sequence ATGGCGCCAACGTATCAACCGGGTCTATGGGTCAGGACGACAGTTGGCATTGGACCGATGGGATGCCGGCCGGCCGCGCACGACTCGTGGCGGGCCGGCAGTTGCGTGCGCCGGCCGATCCGCACGACGGTCGAGGGCCTCGCCACCGGGCGGGGGTTCCCGCTGCCGCAACGGCTGGTCCGGGGGCGGCTGCACGACTTCCACCTGGTCACCGACGCGCAGATCGCGCAGGCGCAGCGGCTGCTGGCCAGCTGCGCACACACCCTGGCCGAGGGAGCCGGGGCGGCCGGCCTGGCGGCGGTGCTCGCCCGGCCGGACGTGTTCGCCGGCCGGCGGTTGGTTGTGGTGTGCACCGGAGGAAACGCCTCCGCCACCGAGATCGCGGCCCTCGGGCAACCCCGTACCCAGGACGGGTAG
- a CDS encoding permease prefix domain 1-containing protein, which translates to MTAIDGYLDELDRALRGPRRVKADLLREARDSLVDASEAYRDLGLDPGTADRRAVDDFGAVGRIAPGYQAELALAQGRRTALLAVFVLAVQPPFWRLVSWRLAEPDPLPGLSGVLEDLVSWLGTLALVVALLAVWVLGHGIRVFGARPGHARLTGIFACALAPVFSLNGLLLAFFSPAADAPPLIRLPLVLVVLVTPMALVAVHGSRCLSAARAATSPPVHPVN; encoded by the coding sequence TTGACCGCGATAGACGGATACCTCGACGAGCTCGACCGCGCCCTGCGGGGGCCGCGGCGGGTCAAGGCCGACCTGCTCCGGGAGGCCCGGGACAGCCTGGTCGACGCGAGCGAGGCGTACCGGGACCTCGGTCTCGACCCGGGCACCGCCGACCGGCGGGCGGTCGACGACTTCGGCGCGGTCGGCCGGATCGCCCCCGGCTACCAGGCGGAACTCGCGCTGGCCCAGGGCCGCCGGACCGCGCTGCTGGCCGTGTTCGTCCTCGCCGTCCAGCCCCCGTTCTGGCGGCTGGTCTCGTGGCGGCTCGCCGAGCCGGATCCGCTGCCCGGGCTCTCCGGCGTGCTGGAGGACCTGGTGAGTTGGCTGGGCACCCTGGCGCTGGTGGTCGCCCTGCTGGCCGTCTGGGTCCTCGGGCACGGGATCCGGGTGTTCGGCGCCCGGCCCGGACACGCCCGGCTCACCGGGATCTTCGCCTGCGCACTGGCACCCGTCTTCAGTCTCAACGGCCTGCTGCTGGCGTTCTTCAGTCCGGCCGCCGACGCGCCGCCACTGATCCGGCTTCCGCTGGTGCTTGTGGTCCTGGTCACGCCGATGGCCCTGGTGGCGGTGCACGGCTCCCGCTGCCTGTCGGCGGCGCGTGCGGCGACCAGCCCGCCGGTACATCCGGTCAATTAG
- a CDS encoding MMPL family transporter has translation MSTEPAPAAPGPGATPRPGATPDRAGVFARLAGWAYRHRWVAVLSWVAVLVGLAVAAQAVGPDYHNDHSLPGTESQAAADLLAEHGSRQRAASVEIVLHDAGGLAGARERVEPMLAEVRTLASVADVASPYGTPEAVSADGTIGYATVTLDGPAEEVPAEDVRAVIAAAREVAGDGLRVELAGDPVRAAQESEGGAAEGAGLLAALVILVILFGSLLAASLPVGIAVFAVGSTLSLVVLASHVATIADYTAPLMALVGLGVGIDYALLVFSRFRSELLDGADRATATRTALDTAGRTVFFAACTVVIALLGLVLLGLGSLQGVAVAVALTVLVTMLASLTLLPALLALFGGRVERVIRRRAARAKRAEGALWRSWAGFVQRRPWLALLLPTALLLLLAVPALDMRLGFADAGSDAPGSTSRQAYDLMSTGFGPGRNGPLVVVVEGGQPAATEVRDALAGAAGVAAVTPLFPAPDGQLHTLLLFPTSAPQDAATMELVQRLRDEVLPTVERNTGVLVSIGGGTAAAVDFADAIADRLPLFVVVVVGLSALLLVLVFRSLLVPVKAAVLNLLSVAAALGVITYVFQYGNLGVQPGPVEAFVPVLIFAIVFGLSMDYEVFLVSRMHEHWERHHDAQGAVREGLATTGRIVTAAAAIMIVVFSAFLFDPGRMLRQFGLGLAVAIFVDGFVIRCLILPAVMRLFGARAWWLPSWLDRWLPRVALERPEPAAPAPAGTPTSSPV, from the coding sequence GTGTCGACCGAACCCGCCCCCGCCGCCCCTGGACCCGGCGCCACCCCCAGACCCGGCGCCACCCCGGACCGGGCCGGCGTCTTCGCCCGGCTGGCCGGCTGGGCGTACCGGCACCGCTGGGTGGCCGTGCTGAGCTGGGTCGCCGTGCTGGTCGGCCTCGCCGTGGCCGCCCAGGCGGTCGGCCCGGACTACCACAACGACCACTCGCTGCCGGGCACCGAGTCGCAGGCCGCCGCGGACCTGCTGGCCGAACACGGGTCCCGGCAGCGGGCGGCCAGCGTCGAGATCGTGCTGCACGACGCGGGCGGCCTCGCCGGTGCCCGCGAGCGGGTCGAACCGATGCTCGCCGAGGTACGCACCCTCGCCTCGGTCGCCGACGTGGCAAGCCCCTACGGGACGCCCGAGGCCGTCTCCGCCGACGGCACCATCGGGTACGCCACGGTGACCCTGGACGGGCCGGCCGAGGAGGTGCCGGCCGAGGACGTACGGGCGGTGATCGCCGCCGCGCGGGAGGTCGCCGGGGACGGGCTGCGGGTGGAGTTGGCCGGTGACCCGGTGCGGGCGGCCCAAGAGAGCGAGGGCGGCGCGGCGGAGGGCGCCGGACTGCTGGCGGCCCTGGTCATCCTGGTGATCCTCTTCGGTTCCCTGCTGGCCGCCTCGCTGCCGGTCGGGATCGCCGTCTTCGCGGTGGGCAGCACGCTCAGCCTGGTCGTCCTCGCCTCGCACGTCGCCACGATCGCCGACTACACCGCCCCGCTGATGGCCCTGGTCGGGCTCGGCGTCGGCATCGACTACGCGCTGCTGGTCTTCTCCCGGTTCCGCTCCGAGCTGCTGGACGGTGCCGACCGGGCCACCGCCACCCGGACCGCACTGGACACCGCCGGCCGTACCGTCTTCTTCGCCGCCTGCACGGTGGTGATCGCCCTGCTCGGCCTCGTCCTGCTCGGCCTCGGCTCGCTTCAGGGCGTGGCCGTGGCGGTGGCGCTGACCGTGCTGGTCACCATGCTCGCCTCGCTGACCCTGCTGCCCGCGCTGCTGGCGCTCTTCGGCGGGCGGGTCGAGCGCGTCATCCGGCGCCGCGCCGCGCGGGCGAAGCGGGCCGAGGGCGCGCTGTGGCGGAGCTGGGCCGGGTTCGTGCAGCGCCGGCCGTGGCTGGCCCTGCTGCTGCCGACGGCCCTGTTGCTGCTGCTCGCGGTGCCGGCCCTGGACATGCGGCTGGGCTTCGCCGACGCCGGCAGCGACGCACCGGGCTCGACCAGCCGGCAGGCGTACGACCTGATGTCGACCGGCTTCGGCCCCGGGCGCAACGGTCCACTGGTGGTAGTCGTCGAGGGCGGCCAGCCGGCGGCGACCGAGGTGCGGGACGCGCTGGCCGGGGCGGCCGGCGTCGCGGCGGTCACCCCGCTGTTCCCGGCCCCGGACGGGCAACTGCACACCCTGCTGCTCTTCCCGACCTCGGCCCCGCAGGACGCGGCCACGATGGAGCTGGTGCAACGGCTGCGCGACGAGGTGCTCCCGACCGTCGAGCGGAACACCGGGGTGCTCGTCTCGATCGGCGGCGGTACGGCGGCCGCGGTCGACTTCGCCGACGCGATCGCCGACCGGCTGCCGCTCTTCGTGGTCGTCGTGGTGGGCCTATCCGCCCTGCTGCTGGTACTCGTCTTCCGTTCCCTGCTCGTCCCGGTCAAGGCGGCGGTGCTCAACCTGCTCAGTGTGGCCGCCGCCCTGGGCGTGATCACCTACGTCTTCCAGTACGGCAACCTGGGCGTGCAGCCCGGCCCGGTCGAGGCGTTCGTACCCGTGCTCATCTTCGCCATCGTCTTCGGCCTCTCGATGGACTACGAGGTCTTCCTGGTGTCCCGGATGCACGAGCACTGGGAACGGCACCACGACGCGCAGGGCGCCGTCCGGGAGGGCCTGGCCACCACCGGGCGGATCGTGACGGCCGCCGCCGCCATCATGATCGTGGTGTTCAGTGCCTTCCTCTTCGACCCGGGGCGGATGCTGCGACAGTTCGGGCTCGGCCTGGCGGTGGCGATCTTCGTGGACGGCTTCGTCATCCGCTGCCTGATCCTGCCCGCGGTGATGCGGCTCTTCGGCGCCCGCGCCTGGTGGCTGCCGTCCTGGTTGGACCGCTGGCTGCCCCGGGTCGCCCTGGAACGGCCCGAGCCGGCCGCCCCGGCCCCCGCCGGCACGCCGACCTCCAGCCCGGTCTGA
- a CDS encoding carbon-nitrogen hydrolase family protein — protein sequence MRDPLVLAVAQPRCLAHDVVANADAHAEAVRAAGARVLVFPEMSLTGYEFDAAPVDPGDSRLAPVVTACAETGTLALVGAPVAGERGRRHIGVLAVDGDGARVAYRKMFLGGSEPAHFAPGDGPAVVEVAGWRLGLAVCKDTGIPEHAAGTASLGIDAYLAGALDHAAEWGVQAERALRTAAAHRVWVATASFAGATGGGFTHAAGRSRIWAPDGRVVAEAGPEPDEVVRATLA from the coding sequence GTGCGCGATCCCCTGGTCCTCGCCGTCGCCCAGCCGCGCTGCCTGGCGCACGACGTGGTGGCGAACGCCGACGCCCACGCCGAGGCGGTCCGGGCCGCCGGAGCCCGGGTGCTGGTCTTTCCCGAGATGTCACTGACCGGGTACGAGTTCGACGCCGCACCGGTCGACCCCGGCGATTCCCGCCTCGCCCCGGTCGTGACGGCCTGCGCCGAGACCGGGACGCTGGCGCTGGTCGGCGCACCGGTGGCCGGCGAGCGGGGACGGCGGCACATCGGTGTGCTGGCGGTCGACGGCGACGGAGCGCGGGTGGCGTACCGGAAGATGTTCCTCGGTGGGTCCGAGCCGGCGCACTTCGCGCCGGGCGACGGGCCGGCGGTGGTCGAGGTGGCCGGCTGGCGGCTCGGGCTCGCCGTCTGCAAGGACACCGGGATACCGGAGCACGCCGCCGGGACCGCCTCGCTCGGCATCGACGCCTACCTCGCCGGGGCGCTGGACCACGCGGCGGAGTGGGGCGTCCAGGCGGAGCGGGCCCTGCGCACCGCTGCCGCGCACCGGGTCTGGGTGGCCACTGCCAGCTTCGCCGGCGCCACCGGTGGCGGGTTCACCCACGCCGCCGGACGGTCGAGGATCTGGGCCCCGGACGGTCGGGTGGTCGCCGAGGCCGGACCCGAGCCGGACGAGGTGGTCCGGGCGACCCTCGCCTGA
- a CDS encoding aldo/keto reductase, producing MRYRTLGGTGIEVSVHCLGTMMFGAVGNPDHDDCVRIIHAALDRGINFVDTADMYGQGESEEIVGKALRGRRDDVVLATKVHFQMGEGRNRSGNSRRWILRAVEESLRRLDTEWIDLYQVHRPDPATDIEETLSVLSDLVRQGKIRAFGCSTFPAEEIVEAQHVSARRGFERFRSEQPPYSILARGIETSLLPVCQRYGMGVLVWSPLAFGFLTGRYRRDQPIDLSTGRAALRPGNFDPTIAGNAAKLDIVEQLVEVATGLGCTLPQLAVAFTVAHPAVTSAIIGPRTMRQLEDLLDGAALTLDDATLDRIDEIVPPGTDRYSPNALFRPRSLTDTARRRRPPADRVAA from the coding sequence ATGCGCTATCGCACTCTCGGCGGGACCGGAATCGAGGTCAGTGTGCACTGCCTCGGGACGATGATGTTCGGGGCCGTCGGCAATCCCGACCACGACGACTGCGTCCGGATCATCCACGCCGCCCTCGACCGGGGAATCAACTTCGTCGACACCGCCGACATGTACGGCCAGGGCGAGTCCGAGGAAATCGTCGGAAAGGCGCTGCGCGGCCGGCGCGACGACGTCGTACTCGCCACCAAGGTGCACTTCCAGATGGGCGAGGGCCGCAACCGCAGCGGCAACTCCCGCCGGTGGATCCTGCGGGCGGTCGAGGAGAGCCTACGGCGGCTGGACACCGAGTGGATCGACCTCTACCAGGTGCACCGCCCCGACCCCGCCACCGACATCGAGGAGACCCTGTCGGTACTCAGCGACCTCGTACGCCAGGGCAAGATCCGTGCCTTCGGCTGCTCGACCTTCCCGGCCGAGGAGATCGTCGAGGCGCAGCACGTCTCCGCGCGGCGCGGCTTCGAACGCTTCCGCTCCGAACAGCCGCCGTACTCGATCCTGGCCCGGGGGATCGAAACCTCGCTGCTGCCCGTCTGCCAGCGCTACGGCATGGGAGTACTGGTCTGGAGTCCGCTGGCCTTCGGGTTCCTCACCGGCAGATACCGCCGGGACCAGCCGATCGACCTGTCCACCGGGCGGGCCGCACTCCGCCCGGGGAACTTCGATCCCACGATCGCCGGAAACGCAGCCAAGCTCGACATCGTCGAACAGCTCGTCGAGGTCGCGACCGGCCTCGGCTGCACCCTGCCGCAGCTGGCAGTGGCCTTCACCGTGGCCCATCCCGCCGTCACCTCGGCGATCATCGGGCCGCGGACCATGCGGCAACTGGAGGACCTGCTCGACGGCGCCGCGCTCACCCTGGACGACGCCACCCTCGACCGGATCGACGAGATCGTGCCGCCCGGCACCGACCGGTACAGCCCGAACGCCCTCTTCCGGCCGCGATCACTCACCGACACCGCGCGACGTCGCCGCCCACCCGCCGACCGCGTCGCGGCCTGA
- a CDS encoding MerR family transcriptional regulator — protein MTEVPTALSIGQLAERTGLSVHALRFYEHEGLFVNPVRRGPGGRRVYDQDDVDWLTVCVILRASGMPLPVLRRYTDLVRAGAGNERERLTLLREHHGQVAEQIDRLTQSLDLVRFKIGVYEDLLDQEAGVPAG, from the coding sequence ATGACCGAGGTCCCGACGGCGTTGAGTATCGGCCAGCTCGCCGAACGCACCGGCCTGAGCGTGCACGCGCTCCGCTTCTACGAGCACGAGGGGCTCTTCGTCAATCCCGTCCGACGCGGGCCCGGCGGCCGGCGCGTCTACGACCAGGACGACGTGGACTGGCTGACCGTCTGCGTCATCCTGCGCGCCTCGGGGATGCCGCTGCCCGTGCTCCGCCGGTACACCGACCTGGTCCGGGCCGGGGCCGGCAACGAGCGGGAGCGGCTGACCCTGCTCCGGGAGCACCACGGCCAGGTCGCGGAGCAGATCGACAGGCTCACCCAGTCCCTGGACCTGGTCAGGTTCAAGATCGGGGTGTACGAGGACCTGCTGGACCAGGAAGCAGGCGTACCTGCCGGCTAG